The following proteins come from a genomic window of bacterium:
- a CDS encoding GNAT family N-acetyltransferase, with the protein MEFRPAGPEDAERVREICRDIWEGRDYLMRAIDRWIAEGGVYVGVVGGALVGMSRIKRLGADDWWLEGLRVAPGRQGKGYGRLLHRATMEELRRRARGVVRFCTADTNRSVPLARRDGFTEILNLPFLDRSYGGESPGPLEEALARNGAREAKPGEPGLLEFLLKACRGDYAGLLPRGWHHRTATAPTLSEELAGARILARGGAGVVEAALVSNPSSQYDGDLDLNLVAGPPEAVGSLLPCLGPLAVEMGRTEVGGAVPERFVEKFLSAGFRVPEGFTRQMVFELRLP; encoded by the coding sequence GTGGAGTTCCGACCCGCCGGTCCCGAAGACGCCGAGCGCGTCCGTGAAATCTGCCGCGACATCTGGGAGGGCCGCGACTACCTGATGCGGGCCATTGACCGCTGGATCGCCGAGGGCGGGGTCTACGTGGGAGTCGTGGGAGGCGCCCTCGTCGGGATGTCGCGGATCAAGCGGCTGGGCGCCGACGACTGGTGGCTCGAGGGCCTGCGCGTGGCGCCCGGAAGGCAGGGGAAGGGTTACGGCAGGCTCCTGCACCGGGCCACGATGGAGGAGCTGCGCCGGCGCGCGCGCGGGGTGGTCCGCTTCTGCACCGCCGACACCAACCGCTCGGTGCCGCTGGCCCGCCGGGACGGTTTTACCGAAATTTTAAACCTCCCCTTCCTCGACCGGAGCTACGGGGGGGAAAGTCCCGGGCCGCTGGAGGAGGCGCTGGCGCGGAACGGCGCCCGGGAGGCGAAGCCCGGTGAGCCCGGGTTGCTCGAATTTTTACTCAAGGCCTGCCGGGGGGACTACGCCGGGCTCCTGCCCCGGGGCTGGCACCACCGGACGGCCACGGCGCCCACACTTTCGGAGGAGCTGGCCGGGGCGCGGATTCTGGCCCGGGGCGGCGCCGGAGTCGTCGAGGCGGCACTGGTCTCCAACCCCAGCTCGCAGTACGACGGGGACCTGGACCTGAACCTGGTCGCGGGCCCGCCGGAAGCGGTCGGGAGCCTCCTGCCATGCCTGGGGCCGCTGGCCGTGGAGATGGGGCGGACGGAGGTCGGAGGCGCCGTCCCGGAGAGGTTTGTGGAGAAATTCCTCTCGGCCGGGTTCCGGGTCCCCGAGGGGTTCACGCGGCAGATGGTCTTCGAGCTGCGGTTGCCGTGA
- a CDS encoding ABC-F family ATP-binding cassette domain-containing protein, with protein sequence MLQLHAIRKSFGPAEVLRGLDLSVGRRDRLGLVGINGSGKSTLLRIAAGLLTPDSGTVALAGDATAAYLEQGAAEEAWRSGTDGDESRRSLLVRGLDRLERTLGALWERSLTGDTGAVDELVARSGYEKVERVSRLTRRLGLTPERLERPALELSGGELARFDLALLLAGEPDLLLLDEPTNFLDVDGLAEAEKFLSRYGRAFIAVSHDRAFLDAAVGGILELEDGLLRRYHGGYTDYRRRREEEIAAAWEDFHQAKRERKKLLEGLNRRLGLLHRMEGGGFTGTAHANRAGSDTFSRRAAKVARTARTVKRRVARLESDRLVQPKTYGLKIRPPLNSPARAGEVIARAENLRFAHPGGAELFHGLDFTLYRGERVQLTGPNGSGKTTLLRLLLSELKPAGGAAGLGLNVRAFHADQRSLGLPASGTVFCALRRSTELTRNGIRYLLARLLFRREEAEKPVASLSGGERARLFLAVVSATDANLLILDEPTAHLDLASIEALEGALARYPGTVLFVSHDRAFGRTVGSRRFTLAPTIFLKSE encoded by the coding sequence TGCGAATCGCTGCGGGCCTCCTGACCCCGGACTCCGGCACGGTGGCCCTGGCGGGCGACGCGACCGCGGCCTACCTGGAGCAGGGGGCGGCCGAGGAGGCCTGGCGCTCGGGGACCGACGGAGATGAAAGCAGGCGTTCGCTCCTCGTGCGCGGCCTGGACCGCCTGGAACGGACCTTGGGCGCGCTTTGGGAAAGAAGCCTGACCGGCGACACCGGCGCGGTGGACGAGCTGGTGGCCCGGAGTGGCTACGAGAAGGTCGAGCGCGTCTCCCGCCTCACCCGGCGGCTGGGCCTGACCCCGGAGCGGCTGGAGCGCCCGGCGCTCGAGCTCTCCGGCGGCGAGCTGGCCCGCTTCGATCTCGCCCTCCTGTTGGCCGGGGAGCCGGACCTTCTGCTCCTGGACGAGCCGACCAACTTCCTCGACGTGGACGGCCTGGCCGAGGCGGAGAAATTTCTCTCGCGCTACGGCAGGGCCTTCATCGCGGTCAGCCACGACCGCGCATTCCTCGACGCCGCGGTGGGGGGGATTCTGGAGCTGGAGGACGGGCTCCTGCGGCGCTACCACGGCGGTTACACGGATTACCGCCGCCGGCGCGAGGAGGAAATCGCCGCCGCCTGGGAGGATTTCCACCAGGCCAAGCGCGAGCGGAAAAAGCTCCTCGAGGGGCTGAACCGGAGGCTGGGGCTCCTGCACCGGATGGAGGGGGGAGGATTCACCGGCACGGCCCACGCCAACCGGGCCGGCTCGGACACCTTCAGCCGCCGCGCGGCCAAGGTGGCCCGCACCGCCCGGACCGTCAAGCGCCGCGTCGCCCGCCTCGAATCCGACCGGCTGGTCCAGCCCAAGACCTACGGGCTGAAAATCAGGCCGCCGTTGAACTCGCCCGCCCGCGCCGGCGAGGTCATCGCCCGGGCGGAAAATCTACGCTTCGCCCACCCCGGCGGCGCCGAGCTCTTCCACGGCCTCGATTTCACCCTGTACCGCGGCGAGCGGGTCCAGCTCACCGGCCCCAACGGCTCGGGAAAAACGACCCTCCTGCGCCTCCTGTTGAGCGAGCTTAAACCGGCGGGCGGCGCGGCGGGGCTGGGCCTCAACGTGCGCGCCTTCCACGCCGACCAGCGCTCCCTGGGACTGCCCGCCTCCGGGACGGTCTTCTGTGCGCTGCGCCGGAGCACCGAGCTCACCCGCAACGGGATACGCTACCTCCTGGCCAGGCTCCTCTTCCGGCGCGAGGAGGCGGAGAAGCCGGTGGCCTCCCTCTCGGGCGGCGAGCGCGCCCGGCTCTTCCTGGCCGTCGTCTCCGCCACCGACGCCAACCTCCTCATCCTGGACGAGCCGACGGCCCACCTGGACCTCGCGTCAATCGAGGCCCTGGAGGGGGCGCTGGCGCGGTATCCGGGGACGGTGCTCTTCGTCTCCCACGACCGGGCCTTCGGCCGCACCGTTGGTAGTCGCCGATTCACGCTCGCCCCGACGATTTTCTTGAAATCGGAGTGA
- a CDS encoding tetratricopeptide repeat protein, with protein sequence MTDGPPVSREERVLRCPYCRRASYPTRPQPRVRCAWCGRGFNVEPLVEEPWYDQAVKDLTRVLEIKKDLHLAYHNLGLAYSETGLYDRAIEVLEQELELNPGDADTHYLLGMTYAAVTTNYARGIEHLEAYLRLRADAVEGERIRALLGRLRGLERNGAGG encoded by the coding sequence ATGACCGACGGTCCGCCGGTAAGTCGCGAGGAGAGGGTCCTGCGCTGCCCGTACTGCCGGCGCGCGAGCTACCCGACCCGCCCTCAGCCCCGGGTGCGCTGCGCCTGGTGCGGGCGGGGGTTCAACGTGGAGCCGCTGGTCGAGGAGCCCTGGTACGACCAGGCGGTCAAGGACCTGACCCGGGTCCTGGAGATAAAAAAAGACCTCCACCTGGCCTACCACAACCTGGGGCTGGCCTACTCCGAAACCGGGCTCTACGACCGGGCCATCGAGGTTTTGGAACAGGAGCTCGAGCTCAACCCCGGGGACGCCGACACCCATTACCTCCTGGGGATGACCTACGCCGCGGTCACGACGAACTACGCCCGGGGAATCGAGCACTTGGAGGCGTACCTCCGGCTGCGTGCCGACGCCGTGGAGGGGGAGCGTATCCGGGCTCTTCTGGGGCGCCTGCGCGGCCTGGAGCGGAACGGCGCCGGGGGTTGA